A section of the Alphaproteobacteria bacterium genome encodes:
- the fumC gene encoding class II fumarate hydratase: MSTSQGVRIESDSMGEIEVPADCYWGAQTQRSLQNFRIGGERMPAPVVRALGIQKKAAALTNMALGDLDAALGKAMVQAADEVIDGTLADHFPLVVWQTGSGTQSNMNANEVIANRAAEILGQPKGKKTPVHPNDHCNLGQSSNDTFPTVMHIAAAGEIHGALLPALTKLRDALDRKVSEFDGIIKIGRTHLQDATPLTLAQEFSGYVQQINNGIDRIGATLPRLMQLAQGGTAVGTGLNSRKGFDTAFAEQVADITDLPFVTAENKFEALAAHDSMVELSGALNVLAVSLNKIANDIRLLGSGPRCGLGELALPENEPGSSIMPGKVNPTQAEAMTMVCAQVMGNHTAVTVAGAQGHFELNVFKPVMIYNVLQSIRLIADASDSFTDNCVTGIRANRERIERLLHESLMLVTALNPHIGYDNAAKVAKKAHQEGTTLKEAAIALDLLTAEEFDRYVVPENMTGPRS, from the coding sequence ATGAGCACCAGTCAGGGCGTCCGGATCGAGTCCGATTCCATGGGGGAAATCGAAGTCCCCGCAGACTGCTACTGGGGCGCCCAGACCCAGCGCAGCCTGCAGAATTTCCGGATCGGCGGCGAACGAATGCCGGCGCCCGTGGTGCGCGCGCTCGGAATTCAAAAGAAGGCGGCAGCGCTGACAAACATGGCACTGGGCGACCTCGACGCGGCCTTGGGCAAGGCCATGGTTCAGGCGGCCGACGAGGTGATCGACGGGACGCTGGCGGACCATTTTCCGCTCGTTGTCTGGCAGACCGGCTCCGGCACACAATCCAATATGAATGCGAACGAGGTGATCGCCAACCGCGCGGCTGAAATTCTCGGCCAGCCCAAGGGCAAAAAGACGCCCGTGCACCCCAACGACCACTGCAATCTGGGGCAATCTTCGAACGACACGTTTCCGACCGTGATGCATATCGCGGCCGCTGGCGAGATCCACGGCGCCCTTCTGCCCGCGCTGACCAAGCTCCGAGACGCGCTCGACCGGAAAGTCTCGGAATTCGACGGAATCATCAAGATCGGCCGCACCCATCTGCAGGACGCCACGCCTTTGACTCTGGCGCAGGAATTTTCCGGCTACGTCCAGCAGATCAACAACGGCATCGACCGCATCGGCGCGACGCTTCCCCGGTTGATGCAACTCGCCCAGGGCGGTACGGCCGTCGGTACGGGACTGAACAGCCGCAAGGGATTCGACACCGCTTTCGCCGAACAGGTTGCCGACATCACGGATCTGCCTTTCGTCACGGCGGAAAACAAGTTCGAGGCGCTGGCCGCGCATGATTCCATGGTCGAGCTCTCGGGCGCCCTTAACGTGCTGGCAGTATCCCTCAACAAGATCGCCAACGATATCCGGCTCCTGGGCTCGGGGCCGCGCTGCGGTCTCGGCGAATTGGCCCTGCCGGAAAACGAGCCGGGCTCCAGCATCATGCCGGGCAAGGTCAACCCCACCCAGGCCGAGGCGATGACCATGGTCTGCGCCCAGGTCATGGGCAACCATACCGCCGTCACGGTCGCCGGCGCCCAGGGCCATTTCGAGCTGAACGTCTTCAAGCCGGTAATGATCTACAACGTGCTGCAATCCATCCGCCTGATCGCGGACGCCTCGGACAGCTTTACCGATAATTGCGTGACCGGCATCCGTGCCAACCGCGAACGGATCGAGCGGCTGCTGCATGAGTCACTGATGCTGGTTACGGCGCTGAATCCGCATATCGGTTACGACAATGCAGCAAAGGTTGCCAAGAAAGCGCATCAGGAGGGAACGACGCTCAAGGAGGCGGCCATCGCCCTCGATCTGCTGACGGCCGAAGAGTTCGACAGATATGTCGTCCCGGAAAACATGACCGGCCCCCGGAGCTGA
- a CDS encoding ClpXP protease specificity-enhancing factor SspB produces the protein MALDHDQYETLVEDALRSVVKTALEATAEEGLPAGRSLYVTFRTMADGVELPDYLIAKYPEEITVVLEHQFWDLQVEPDGFAVTLAFNKKPERLVVPFSALLRFADPAVRFGVQFEGRRHGATAPGSGQEGDVATFETSSARSGHSGATDEPPVDGDAADDDAKVVAIDAFRKK, from the coding sequence ATGGCCTTGGATCACGACCAGTACGAGACCCTTGTCGAGGATGCGCTTCGCAGCGTGGTGAAGACCGCGCTGGAGGCCACCGCGGAAGAGGGCCTGCCGGCCGGCCGCTCTCTCTACGTGACCTTCCGGACCATGGCCGACGGGGTCGAGCTGCCGGATTACCTGATCGCCAAATATCCCGAGGAAATCACCGTCGTCCTGGAACACCAGTTCTGGGACCTGCAGGTGGAGCCTGACGGCTTCGCCGTCACCCTCGCTTTCAACAAGAAACCCGAGCGCCTCGTCGTCCCCTTTTCGGCCCTCCTGCGCTTCGCTGATCCGGCCGTGCGGTTCGGCGTCCAGTTCGAGGGCCGGCGGCACGGGGCAACCGCGCCGGGCAGCGGGCAGGAAGGCGATGTCGCCACCTTCGAAACCTCGTCCGCCCGATCGGGGCATAGCGGGGCTACGGATGAGCCGCCGGTCGATGGCGATGCGGCGGACGACGACGCCAAGGTCGTGGCGATCGATGCCTTCCGGAAGAAATAA
- a CDS encoding ribbon-helix-helix domain-containing protein: MADTETGPDTSAPETAPKKRSVLVSGHPTSISLEPDFWRVLARLARERGQSLNAFVTEIDRTRRGNLSSAIRLFVLKSLEDALARTEQGEPSEK, translated from the coding sequence GTGGCCGATACCGAAACCGGGCCGGATACCAGCGCGCCCGAGACCGCGCCGAAGAAACGATCCGTTCTTGTCTCGGGTCACCCGACGAGCATTTCCCTCGAACCCGACTTCTGGCGCGTGCTGGCGCGGCTCGCGCGCGAGCGCGGCCAGTCGTTGAACGCTTTCGTGACGGAGATCGACCGGACGCGTCGGGGCAATCTGTCGAGCGCGATCCGGCTTTTCGTCCTGAAAAGTCTGGAGGACGCCCTCGCCCGGACGGAACAGGGCGAACCGTCGGAAAAATAG
- a CDS encoding TfoX/Sxy family protein, giving the protein MAISPEFIEFVLDQLRGLGPVTVKSMFGSRGLYFEGRIFALMASDKLYFKVDDANRADYERASSEQFIPSLRGKPFPMPYWEVPLEVMEDSEEFCEWARRAYEAGSRAAAPGAGRRRPRITTRRKTS; this is encoded by the coding sequence GTGGCCATCAGCCCCGAATTTATCGAATTCGTCCTGGACCAGCTCCGGGGGCTCGGTCCCGTCACGGTCAAATCCATGTTTGGCAGCAGAGGCCTCTATTTTGAGGGCCGGATTTTTGCGCTCATGGCAAGCGACAAGCTTTATTTCAAAGTGGACGACGCCAATCGCGCCGATTATGAGAGGGCGAGCTCGGAGCAATTCATCCCGAGCCTCCGCGGCAAGCCGTTTCCCATGCCATATTGGGAAGTGCCGCTGGAGGTGATGGAGGATAGCGAGGAGTTTTGCGAATGGGCGCGAAGGGCCTATGAAGCGGGATCGCGCGCCGCGGCCCCGGGCGCTGGCCGCCGGAGACCGCGGATAACCACCAGAAGGAAAACATCATGA
- a CDS encoding AsmA family protein — protein MTSSDKPASAPAPRRRLPLLLGAILAAVVALLLIVPAFLDWNEYKPQIRQAVLDATGRELVIGGDIGLRLLPSPALTLSDVRLSNFEDGTTPDMVRVSAFDVRLAFWPLFTGTVAVSSIVLEDPVIVLEKRADGTANWELTPARATAPAEGGVDGVAADDEGGTDVPLGVSVSRARIENGRLVYIDRAAGTRTEVSDMDLDLEAESLSGPFDLEASAALDGMPLTLEARVGKVASRRAVPFRLALGTGGGEGALTLAGQLSEPTPEGKLSGSLTLSADRLADLRALTLPAGRHDVPGLLAHGLSLESPIEGTLRNVSLTDLKLALGPARFTGRMDAAFADAPRLDLRLFSPGFDAEPLIGKAPITVRGRVAPAEDAPPSGARSDRQTGPAGGQQAARGGFAVPTGMAGSIEVTVDEIDYGRGAMRDARAVAQLADGRLEIADLSVSLPGQSSFALNGEVLPLEGEPGFKGGLAFDSADLRGLLFWAGVDLAGLPPEALRKFDYRSDIQARAARVEIQDIKVRLDETRAVGAVVAALGPRIGLGVSVRAGTVDLDKYLAAPAAESSESASPTPTPTPTPTPGGAGASKPAPDPLAALAVLGNFDLNFRGSVESLIYRKAPAQDIALDLSLVQGRLDIRKLAVADLLGARADLALRIDELTSAATMEARYNVTVPKLEALAGTLDLPVPDVARRMGTVSLDGTAAGKLSDIALDGTAGAAGGQVTYQGRIAQLTAQPSLDLSLGVSHANVARLIRVFDPLYEPAGGNLGPIELSGRLKADSIAASLSDLTGRIGPVALNGQVEAELTGARPAVIARLALSEVPVDMFVPTRREARLATDQRADASGGAELAQAAPAGPPWSTAPIDLSAMGLVDADVQINAAEIKYGAFRLSKPSLVMTLKDSVADISRLGGGLFGGDLSLTGQVNGRATPRINTALNVQKADLGQAVDLVRHLGLGGGLLGLDFGLSAEGGSQAALVQSLSGNGAASLTNGSLIGIDIDAITKRLENLDTPEAFLGLFQTALSGGTTPFRDLSGNFRISNGVVQTRDLTVKSRQADLKLAGNVDLARFTMDTALAISLANKPDVPPFGLRLVGPLTAPERVLDVQAIQAHYLKKGVGKFLEKVLPKNGGGEQGSPGSGGTGALPTPGGLLDKLLRK, from the coding sequence ATGACTTCCTCAGACAAACCGGCTTCCGCACCCGCACCGCGCCGCCGCCTTCCTCTCCTTCTTGGGGCCATTCTGGCGGCGGTCGTCGCGCTTCTGCTGATCGTGCCGGCGTTTCTTGACTGGAATGAATACAAGCCGCAGATCCGCCAGGCCGTCCTGGACGCGACGGGCCGCGAACTGGTGATCGGCGGCGATATCGGCCTTCGCCTGCTGCCGAGCCCCGCCCTTACCCTGTCCGATGTCCGCCTTTCGAATTTCGAGGACGGGACCACGCCTGACATGGTGCGCGTTTCTGCCTTCGATGTGCGTCTGGCGTTCTGGCCCCTGTTCACGGGCACGGTTGCGGTTTCCTCCATCGTGCTCGAGGACCCTGTGATCGTGCTCGAGAAGCGTGCCGACGGCACTGCGAACTGGGAACTCACCCCGGCCCGGGCAACAGCCCCGGCCGAGGGCGGCGTCGACGGGGTGGCCGCCGACGACGAGGGCGGGACCGATGTGCCGCTAGGTGTATCCGTAAGCCGGGCCCGGATCGAGAACGGGCGCCTCGTCTATATCGATCGGGCCGCCGGCACGCGCACGGAAGTCAGCGACATGGATCTCGATCTCGAGGCCGAATCGCTGAGCGGGCCGTTCGATTTGGAAGCGTCGGCGGCGCTCGACGGGATGCCACTCACCCTGGAAGCCCGCGTCGGCAAGGTGGCGTCCCGCCGTGCCGTGCCGTTCCGGCTGGCGCTTGGCACAGGTGGCGGCGAAGGCGCGCTAACTCTGGCCGGGCAGCTATCGGAGCCGACGCCGGAGGGCAAGCTGTCGGGCTCGCTCACATTGTCGGCCGATCGCCTGGCCGACCTGCGCGCTCTCACGCTGCCGGCGGGCCGCCACGATGTGCCGGGGCTTCTCGCGCACGGGCTTTCGCTCGAAAGCCCGATCGAAGGCACTCTTCGCAACGTCTCGCTGACCGATCTGAAGCTTGCCCTTGGCCCGGCGCGCTTCACGGGGCGCATGGACGCGGCCTTCGCGGACGCGCCCAGACTGGACCTCAGGCTCTTTTCTCCCGGATTCGACGCCGAGCCTCTGATCGGCAAGGCCCCCATCACCGTGCGGGGCCGCGTCGCGCCAGCGGAAGACGCCCCTCCTTCGGGCGCGCGGTCCGACAGGCAAACCGGCCCGGCCGGGGGACAACAGGCAGCACGAGGTGGTTTCGCCGTCCCGACCGGCATGGCGGGGTCGATCGAAGTGACGGTCGACGAGATCGATTACGGCCGCGGCGCCATGCGCGACGCGCGCGCGGTGGCGCAGCTCGCGGATGGTCGGCTCGAAATCGCCGATTTGTCGGTCAGCCTGCCGGGTCAAAGCAGCTTCGCGCTGAATGGCGAAGTACTTCCCCTTGAGGGTGAGCCCGGTTTCAAGGGCGGGCTGGCCTTCGATTCGGCCGATCTGCGTGGTCTCCTGTTCTGGGCCGGCGTTGACCTTGCGGGCTTGCCGCCCGAGGCGTTACGCAAATTCGATTATCGGAGCGATATACAAGCGCGCGCCGCCCGGGTCGAAATTCAGGATATCAAGGTCAGGCTCGACGAGACACGCGCAGTGGGGGCGGTGGTGGCCGCCCTCGGGCCGCGGATCGGGCTGGGCGTCTCCGTGCGCGCGGGCACGGTCGATCTCGACAAGTATCTGGCGGCCCCGGCGGCGGAAAGTAGCGAGAGCGCGTCTCCGACGCCGACGCCGACGCCGACGCCGACGCCCGGTGGCGCAGGCGCGAGCAAACCGGCGCCGGACCCCCTCGCCGCGCTGGCAGTCCTGGGCAACTTCGATCTCAATTTCAGGGGCAGCGTCGAATCGCTCATCTATCGCAAGGCGCCGGCGCAGGATATCGCGCTCGATCTTTCTCTCGTGCAGGGCCGGCTGGATATCCGGAAACTGGCGGTGGCTGATCTTCTCGGCGCACGCGCTGATCTGGCGCTCCGCATTGACGAGTTGACCTCGGCGGCGACGATGGAGGCACGCTACAATGTCACGGTGCCGAAGTTGGAGGCGCTCGCGGGCACGCTCGACCTGCCGGTGCCGGACGTCGCCAGGCGAATGGGGACGGTCAGCCTCGACGGAACGGCGGCGGGCAAGCTCAGCGACATCGCGCTCGACGGCACGGCCGGGGCTGCCGGCGGACAGGTCACCTATCAGGGCCGTATCGCCCAGCTGACCGCGCAGCCCTCGCTGGATTTGTCGCTCGGCGTTTCGCATGCAAATGTTGCACGCCTCATTCGCGTCTTCGACCCGCTCTACGAGCCGGCGGGCGGCAATCTCGGCCCGATCGAACTTTCGGGCCGGCTCAAGGCGGACAGCATTGCGGCCAGCCTCTCCGACCTGACGGGCCGCATCGGGCCGGTCGCGCTGAATGGACAGGTGGAGGCCGAACTTACGGGCGCGCGGCCGGCCGTGATTGCACGGCTGGCCCTGAGCGAGGTGCCGGTCGACATGTTCGTGCCCACGCGCCGTGAGGCGCGATTGGCCACCGACCAGCGCGCGGACGCAAGCGGCGGGGCGGAATTGGCTCAGGCGGCACCGGCGGGGCCGCCCTGGTCGACGGCCCCCATCGACCTGTCGGCGATGGGGCTCGTGGATGCCGATGTCCAAATCAACGCGGCCGAAATCAAATACGGCGCCTTCCGTCTCTCGAAGCCGTCCCTGGTGATGACCCTTAAGGACAGCGTCGCCGATATTTCGCGCCTTGGCGGCGGGCTGTTCGGGGGCGATCTGTCGCTGACCGGTCAGGTGAACGGCCGGGCCACGCCGCGCATCAACACGGCGCTGAATGTACAGAAGGCCGATCTCGGCCAGGCGGTTGACCTCGTGCGTCATCTCGGGCTGGGCGGTGGCCTCCTCGGCCTCGATTTCGGGCTTTCGGCCGAGGGCGGCAGCCAGGCGGCGCTGGTGCAAAGCCTGTCGGGCAATGGGGCGGCGTCGCTGACCAATGGGAGTCTGATCGGGATCGACATCGACGCGATTACGAAGCGGCTTGAAAACCTCGATACGCCCGAAGCCTTTCTCGGCCTCTTCCAGACCGCGCTTTCAGGCGGCACGACACCCTTTCGCGATCTCTCGGGAAATTTCCGGATCAGCAACGGCGTCGTTCAGACACGGGATCTGACGGTCAAAAGCCGGCAGGCGGATCTCAAGCTCGCCGGCAATGTCGATCTGGCCCGGTTTACCATGGACACGGCGCTCGCGATCTCGCTCGCCAACAAGCCCGACGTGCCGCCCTTCGGCCTGCGTCTCGTCGGCCCCCTCACGGCGCCCGAGCGGGTGCTGGACGTGCAGGCGATCCAGGCGCATTACCTGAAAAAAGGTGTCGGCAAGTTCCTGGAGAAAGTCCTGCCGAAAAATGGCGGCGGGGAGCAGGGAAGTCCGGGAAGCGGGGGGACGGGCGCGTTGCCAACCCCCGGGGGGCTGCTGGACAAGCTGCTGCGCAAGTAG
- a CDS encoding SRPBCC family protein, producing the protein MPKVTRSFEFEVPAKELWELVSGFHGMPKWHPLILKNKVEDGGRIRHMALKGGGAVKELLTRLDEKGRSMTYVITEGDMPFSGYSSSLSVARKGPRKSTLTWVGNYTPEKAPKEECAKIIAMVYETGAEGIRKHFKLG; encoded by the coding sequence ATGCCAAAGGTGACACGCAGTTTCGAGTTCGAAGTGCCGGCCAAGGAATTGTGGGAGTTGGTCAGCGGCTTCCACGGCATGCCGAAATGGCACCCGTTGATCCTAAAGAACAAGGTCGAGGATGGCGGGCGTATCCGCCACATGGCACTCAAGGGCGGCGGCGCGGTCAAGGAGCTTCTGACCAGGCTCGATGAAAAGGGTCGTTCGATGACCTATGTCATCACCGAGGGCGACATGCCATTTTCTGGCTACTCGTCATCCTTGTCTGTGGCGCGCAAGGGTCCGCGAAAATCGACGCTGACCTGGGTCGGAAATTACACGCCCGAAAAAGCGCCGAAAGAGGAATGCGCCAAGATCATCGCCATGGTCTACGAGACCGGTGCGGAAGGCATTCGCAAGCACTTCAAGCTGGGCTAG
- the thyX gene encoding FAD-dependent thymidylate synthase, with protein MSLTPEQLADIETQRAQTAPTRRAVAPALEETLYQAVPILDHGFVRVIDYMGDDGAIVQAARVSYGKGTRKVSEDKALINYLMRHRHTTPFEMCEIKYHIKLPIFVARQWIRHRTANVNEYSARYSILDKEFYIPAREQLGAQSASNRQGRGDVLEGAEADRVLQILKEDSEQAYRSYSEMLNEDEAGNPVDPDKSGLARELARMNLTLNYYTQWYWKIDLHNLLHFCALRADRHAQYEIRVYADALLETVRRWCPAAYEAFVEYGLGGARLSARALEVVRQMIDGKNVSREASGLSRREWTELMELLGRAP; from the coding sequence ATGTCCCTGACCCCCGAACAGCTTGCCGATATCGAAACCCAGCGCGCGCAGACGGCGCCGACCCGGCGCGCCGTTGCCCCGGCGCTGGAGGAAACGCTCTACCAGGCGGTGCCGATCCTGGATCACGGCTTTGTCCGGGTGATCGACTATATGGGCGACGATGGGGCCATCGTCCAGGCGGCCCGGGTTTCCTACGGCAAGGGCACGCGCAAGGTGAGCGAGGACAAGGCCCTCATCAACTACCTGATGCGCCACCGGCACACGACGCCGTTCGAGATGTGCGAGATCAAATACCACATCAAGCTGCCGATCTTCGTGGCGCGGCAATGGATTCGCCACCGGACCGCCAACGTCAACGAATATTCGGCCCGCTACTCCATCCTGGACAAGGAATTCTACATTCCCGCGCGCGAGCAGCTTGGGGCACAGTCAGCGTCGAACCGGCAGGGACGGGGTGATGTGCTTGAGGGCGCAGAGGCCGATCGGGTGCTGCAAATCCTGAAAGAGGACAGCGAGCAGGCCTATCGCAGTTACAGCGAGATGCTGAACGAGGACGAGGCGGGCAATCCGGTGGACCCGGACAAATCCGGTCTGGCCCGCGAACTGGCGCGCATGAACCTCACGCTCAATTACTATACGCAGTGGTATTGGAAAATCGACCTCCACAACCTGCTGCATTTCTGTGCACTTCGGGCGGACCGGCACGCACAGTATGAAATCCGCGTCTATGCGGACGCCCTGCTGGAGACTGTTCGCCGATGGTGTCCGGCTGCTTACGAGGCGTTTGTCGAATACGGCCTGGGCGGCGCGCGCCTGTCGGCTCGTGCCCTCGAGGTCGTGCGGCAGATGATCGACGGCAAAAACGTTTCGCGCGAGGCGAGCGGGTTGAGCCGGCGTGAATGGACGGAGTTGATGGAACTTCTGGGCCGGGCGCCCTAG